agccagagtgtcatccatttatgtaagaacccaatgtttcattccaactcaaagcatatagatgtcagataccactggattcgaaatgtatttgaagagaagtagttgcagcttcagaaaattcacacagatgacaacggagcagacatgttgacaaaaactttaccaaatttagcccatagtgggcttgggcagcccacagctcaccccctcttaacctaaccctaattaacattaggggggtgtggtgactGTATTTTAGAggtagaaaaaggcataaataggacaGCAACATGGGAGAAGAATACagtcacgggattccaaagaaaatgaggaaaacaaggtagaaaaggaagagaaaaaaagggaagaagataaggacaacgcggagaggctgttctcaatcatctaggagtgttctcatctcaagttagatcaaatctacagtagactcttgttgtgattacttgggaaggttttagatattgtaggcagtgacgtgatcattgtatcctaattattctcttgtgattggtgCTAGGGCTcagggcaaaagattgagatttgtacattcattattctcataatggattatctctagtttgcctcgtgaTTTTTATCCtttacattgaaggggttttccacgtatatcttgatgttctatttgattatagttctatttaattccgttgtatattatgatcttctagtatttgttcctatttaTATCCCCGTCACGACACAATTTAAGTTGGTTTTGGAGTGTTCTTCTTCCATGCAACGACTAATATGGTTATAGTAGCATTGGTCTTTTATGTGGTGATTTCATGGGCAAATCTTGAGAATGGATCATCGAGTACGGCATCCCCAAAATGATGTGCAGTCAATGGTTCCACCACTGCCAGCAAATCTTTTGCCACATTCTTACCGTTGACTACCTTATCGACAAGATGATCGTCGTCGGAGTCCTTAAACATATACCAGTTGGACTAAAAAACTCTCTGCTTTCTCCGCATCAAATGAACCTTCGGCCTCTATCACCTGCTTCACTTCCTGCATTGAAGCGCCATAAAGTGGCAAATCGAAGGCGTCCACTTTGTCTTCAGATATGATTCCCTGAACTCAGTAAACAACCACTCGGGTCAGTTCTCTTAACGTTTGTGCTTTCTTTAACTAAACATTTGAGGTACAAAAAGAGCTGTGTAGGCACAAAACTTTTGTGCATATTGATGTCTTACTATTCCTCAGTGTGAAGATTTGAGGAATAGTAattcaataaattattaatacattttatcccttataattcaataaataatATTTGTTAATTGTGATACAATTgcaattatatttatattgtgTTAGATTATTATCATAATTATTTGTGACATCTATTTCTCTTAACCGAACTTCATAaccaatattttaaaatataatcagCTTACTTTTCTAtttcattaaatcaatatttgtaACCATaaagatttttaaattttattttatgaatattatgCATTTGCTTTATTCCCTTAGGTTTAATTCTAAATCTTAGTAGAATGATCATGTTCCTTAAACTTAAGAAATTTAACGAGACTAAGTTTGTCAAACGGCTTAAACAATTCGAAGCTTAGATGGGAGAAAAAATCAAACTGATTTTAGAAGCTTAAAATCAACTGAATCATTATTgcatatatgattattaaatcttttGAGCTCTAATACCATTTGTTGAGATGggagagaaaaaataaaaactaaaaaagaaaatctcCAAAATTAACAATCAAAACAATATACTAGAAAGTTGATAAAAGATTTCGATAACTCCTTACCTATATTtgtgaaaaaaattaatttttttctcattatatAAGAAAAATTAGTATAAGGGATCACTCTCCCTTGAGTTAATCTAAATTCAAGCTTCGTATACTCTctcacataaataaataaataaataaataaaaagaatttttttctcaATCCTATCTAAATTCAGTAGAGTAAAACTCTCAAGAACACTCAAAAGTATACTTTTACCTGAATCACTAATCTAAAATTTAATCTTAGtccatcaaaatatttaaatttatgtaagACTCCTTGATATCTAATGACTTCTAAAAGTCTCCTATCTAGAGCTTCCTTACAGATAACTATGGTTGTCAGTCTTGAAGTGATGATACAAGAAGCAGCAGGTCCCAGGCTGAGTTGGATGATTTCCTCAGATTCTTTAATCATATATTGACAAATTTGTATAGAGTGATCGGCCAATGTCGACACCAAATCATCATTGAtggaataaaaatattaaatctttATCATAATTGGGTCACTGTGTGCCGGAGATAGAACTAACAATGATTTAACATCTTATCCTATCCTAATACGATTTATGGCTAACACATGGAATAACTTGAGGTTTCGAGAAACAGCTAATTAATTTTACCCTCCATCTCTTACAACTCCACATCATAACACTAATCCTTTAAGCTGTTGTGCAACAGTTAATTACTCCTCAATTAGTGCCTATCATATCCAACATGACTACATCACATACAAAATCCCACAAAGCAAGTTCCCTTTTCGAGGAGCCACACATTGGATTATTGTGAATGCATTGAATTGTATATCCAACATGCCTACCTCTCATCTCTCACTTTCAAACCCTCCATCCGAATCATCCACTTTACCTAACTTGAAAGCTCAAGAAAAAGTAGTGgtatcagaagaagaagaaaagataatGGGGATGATAGAAACCAATTTAGAATACACGAATTGATCtcaaccaaaccaaaccaaaaaaaaatcatgatgatTCATCCCAATCAATCCCTGACCATTCTGATCCACAGCAGTCTGACTCGGCAAATCCAACTCAGTCGCAAAGTTCATTGTCTTCAACATGCACATCACATCGGGAAAGGCGATCATGACTCTCATCGgtcaaatctcttccttgtagTTCGCTCCTaagttttttagaaaaatattcacTTATTAGACATATGTATGGGTATTGATAAggtcattaatattttattagtaaaaaaattaaCATATTAAATCCAAACACTTATTAGACATATGCATCTAACGGGTAATACTCTCATATTTACAAACTTTTGATAGTATATTAACTTAGCCATCCAAAGTGTTTTATTGATTAAACCCTTAGTGAGGTTCTTTACTAAAAGTAAGAGACAAATACAAGCATATTCTATCTGTTGATGAACCCTTACATCGTGATCGAGGTGTCAGTATGGCTCAATCTAATCTCTCGAATGTGCAAGATTGTCAACATGGAAGCAAGCATCGGGTCGATTTGTCACCGTCTCCCGAATGTGATCTTCATTTGTGGTGAGTGACCTACTTCTTTATCATTGGGCTCTTGCACACAAGCCGAGGTTGGAAGGGGGTTTTTCCAACTCGACTCCTCTGAAACTTAAATTAGTATTGTGTGGTAAAGAGATCGAATGTCCGAAGTGCCTCCTTTGATGCAGATCAAGGGGTCGGTTTTtacacttgcgaaagagagttgatTGTATGTGATCGGTAAATAGCGGTCGACTCCTCATATGGTGGCTCGTACCTACTGTGCGAGTGCTGATTGTCCTGCACGAATCTGCACTGCACGGCGCCATTCCAAACTTTCCGAAGTAGCTTTGTGTTATACGGCACTACCTCGTACGACCTCGGATAGCGCGAGACAAGCAGTCATCCCACTCGAGTCTGAGGCACCATGTTGATGCGATGTACCATATCAATCGTGAGGCTCCATATCGGTCCTAACATGACTGCTAATTATTACCGTAGGGGGTAGCCCTAGAATATAACGTATCAATATCCTCGAACCAAAACGAAAGTACGCAGAATGTATATAtttttcacattaaaaaaaattctcccACTTTCTAAATAAATGTTTGACAATGATACTCTCACCTTCCATCTCATGAGTTATAGTGGTTTCGATGAGGACAAGTCGATGGGCAAAGCCATCATGCCAACTGCAAGGACCCAATCTCGAATGTCCATGTCCCGCGGTGACATGACGACAAGCTATTACTGTTCTTTAAGCCAATTTGTTTTCATTCTCCAATCGTAGTAAGTAAAACTGATTCGAAGGCTCACTTCTATTCGACCGATCTAAATCGAGTCAGATATCTTTTGATTGAGCAGGAGACATGcaaataagtatcaacatatcgtGTTCTTATATCTAGACAGCGAATTATCATTGTAATGCATGCAGGCCTTCAAGCTTtcctcctcaaggcaaagactaACACGGTGTAGTAGCATCTGTCTTTTAGGAGGTGCCTTGCAGTAATATTATCGGCAACTAGTGAGAATAATGTATGGGGTATGGCATCCCCAAAATGATGTGAAATCAAGGGCTCCATCACTGCCTGTAAAGTGCTTGCCACATTCTTCCCATTGAGAACATTGTCGGAGTCGTCAAACGGATCCCAACTGGACTCGAAACTCTCCGCTTTCTCCACATCAAATGAACCTTCCTCCTCTATCACTGACTTCACTTCCTGCATCGAAGCTCCATAAATTGGCAAATTGAAGGAGTCCACTTTGTCTTCTGATATGATTCCCTGAACTCAATAAACAATAACTCGGGTCACTTCTCTTCTTTAACCATCCTTTCGACGCAAGTAATACACTGTTCTCACTACTCCGTAAGGTGAAGATTTGACGTACCTGTGAGACCATTGTGTTAAGGGCCTCTGCTAGTAATCCATAAAGATAGCTTAGCTCGTCGTTGGCTGGGTGTTTGTTTCTTCTTCCTAGGAATGTTAATACCATTCCCCCTCCGATGCTTAGTTCTACGTAACGAGATTTGAGGAACGTGGAGAAGTCTCTCTGGTGTTGTTCTTGGTATGCTTTCACGACTTGGGGTGGACTGTTCTCCGCAATATAGATGTTGCCCTTGTTCACCGGAACACCCTGCTCACTCTCGAGACCTTGTGGAACCTATGACACATAGTTCATGATCAGTAGTACAACATCAACTCAGTGCAACACCGCATGCATGACATGAGAAAGCACAGTAGTGATCGACCTGAGAGAGCCACATGAGAGAGAAGTTAGAGTGGAAGAAGTGCACAGTGTTACACGGGAAAAGCCTCCCGTAGAAGGAACCGGGAACGCCCACAACGTAATGAGGCACGAGCAggtcccccttctcctcctccatcttcttctcATATCTTTCCAAAGACCGGAAGACATTATTGAAGTCATTTCCCGGGAGGTCGTTCAAGAAGAACTGGATCTCCGGTGGCTTCTGCTCCAGCCTTCGACATAGGTCACCGACGATGCCAAGCACCTCAGAGACCACAAGAAAGGTGTTCGGACCCCACGAACAACCGAGGTCGACGACGACCATCCTCTCGGGGAGCGGCGTCCTCCTGTACATCTCTGCTATGGCGGTCTCCAATATGGGCTTTGTTCGATAAATCGCTTTCTCCTGCACACAAAGCAACGTAGTAAACCGAAGATTCAACTAATAATACTACTTCGAGGGAGACGACTAACTTGATGTCTGGAATTAGCGGCGTAGCTGGTTTCCCCACCTCCTCCAACCATGTGAAGGACTCGCTCTTCCTTAATGACCATATCTACACCCCTTATCTTTCTAATAACTTGTTGTAAGCGCTGAGCTTTAGGCAGCGGAACCATACATATATATAGGCGACTCTCCGCTAGAAAGAATTCCACTGTTCTAACGGAGAAATCCTAAATTACTATATGACTCACCTCTCACTCCATAAATAATTCTCACGGAGTCTGAATTCAGACCTGATTGGGCAGATGGTGTCAGACACAACAGCTGAAGGCCACATGATGTCAGAGAAGCTTTAATTGGATTTGCTTTAGTTTAATGCAACTATTGGACGATGAGTGCAAATATATCGTTTTACTATGACTGCAAAATAGTCGGTTGCCCGGTCAACGTGGAGTTCTTCACATGGCCCACGATTGCTCAGCAtccttcttttgttttttttagaTGCCACATACACTTGTTGAATTAATAAATGATTTTTAATTAAAAGTTATCccttataattagttatatttaatgTTTCTATTGTTGTATTTTTTAAAGTTATATTAAAATCCTTATACTTATGGAAGTAAAAAATTTAATCTCATTCTTTCCTATACTATCAACTCTATTGATTGAAAAATTATCGGGTTTATTATTGAGCACATGTGATATTTCTATCAACAGAGTCAACGACGTaaggagaaataaaattaaatattttaattttataagtataaagattcgaatataacttttaaaaatatagagatttaaatactaaagataactaattataagagatgatatgtaattattttttcttaaattaatACAGTACATTTATACCTCTTATTTCGCTTAATTGAGTTGAGGGAATGAATACATGCGCACTATGTTTTTtcaaaagatataaaaattattttttattacattaaataacATACATTTATACATGGAGTTGAAATTCAAATCTATCATTTGTGTAATGATGTGCTAATTAATTCGAGTGTTAAAATATTATGTTCAAGTGATGACGGGTAAAGTGAGAGAGGAAAAGAGAATTATAAATATATGGCGTATATTAACTAAAGGGGAGAGACTAATACAAGATTCAAGcttaaatttatttcaaaatcatAATGAAGATTGTGACCAAGTAATCCTTAATCCCAAAAAGTTAAAATAGAAATCAATTTATATTAAATTCTAACACTTAATATTCATATATTTTGACAAATAGGCCAAATTTGGGTGCTTTGTGAAATCCTTCAACGGTATATATAAGATGACAACCTCCAACAAGAGGTGCAACAAATTGCAGCTTAATTAGGAAAAGGGGAGGTGAATGAATTCTGAGTCTTTAGATATCAAAATCTTCACTATGAAATAAGTGATGCCTCCCGATGATATACAACCACActgttgtcgtcgtcgtcgtcatcatcatcatcgtcataaaataaatgaaagaaaGGCACTTAATTAATGAGAACCAACCAAGATGGCTAACACTACAGAAAACTGGCATGCATGTATCAACACACTGAAGAAACCAATTAACTAATAATAATATACAGATGATTGAATCTCACAAAAAGGAAATGATGTTGAAACAATGGAATGGGTTCCTTCAGATGCAATGGAATTGCACTTTGGCATTGGAAATGAAACAAGAGATCACAGAAGACAAGGATAAAGAAGAGTACACTAAGCACACTGATGGATAATTCTccctcatgagttatttttagccTTTTCTTTCTGTAATTTTCTGAGATTTGTTCAAAGCTGCTGAAGTACCATTCTCATCCAGTTGATGGCCATTCCCTACGTATGTCAAAGCTGTAATTGATCTCCAAGTAGCACTTGCCATCATCATCGACAAACTGATACAGGAAGGTTCAGTTCTTAGTAAGCAAACTGCAGTCTCAGTGTTCAGCTTAAGCAACTCATCAAAATGTCCACGATTACAACACAATTTAGTGTTTCTacttaaaagaaacaaaaaatagaaTTAGAATTACTTCTAATTCTAGAAGAAGAGTGTAGTAATTGAACAGCTTAACAAAAGAGTCAGCACCTTTCTCTGAAACTTCAACAAATTTTTTGAAGAACAATTCGGTCTGTCACGACAGCGATCCAACATGTCCTGATGATTTCTAGTGATATAAAACTTCATACGATTCAATATTTCTACTACTTATCCAATATATTGGTCATCTAAATACAGTTAAACACCCACCGGTAAGCTTGGTGGTGTGTATTCAGACTCTTTCTGAATCCTTGCTATGGCACTTTGTGCATCTATTGTCAGTTCATCCTCCATGGTGATCTGCCACCCCTATATGGGTCTGATGTGCCCATAAACTTGACATGAGCATCAATGAAGTTGCCAAAATGGCACTGACATGGcttttgttttctcttctttCAAGAAAAGGTGGAAATCCAGAGGCTACCATTTTGGTCATCTAAATACAGTTAAACACCCACCCGTAAGCTTGGTGGTGTGTATTCAGACTCTTTTTGAATCCTTGTTATGGCACTTTTGCATCTATTGTCAGTTCATCCTCCATGGTGATCTACCACCCCTATATGGGTCTGATGTGCCCATATAGTTGACATGAGCATCAATGAAGTTGCCAAAATGGCACTGACATGGcttttgttttctcttctttGAAGAAAAGGTGGAAATCCAGAGGCTACCATTTTGTTTCCAGTTGACATGACTTTTTTGATATCCAACATTACATTTCCATCATAGATCAAGAATTAGCAACTAATTACATTCAGAAAACACATAAAACCATTTGAGACTATATCAAAATGCTCTGCTACAGTGAAGAATACACCAAAGACCTAAAAGGCTCAGATACCTTAGTTCTTGCAGAATATGATCCTCTGGCAAAGAGACCAGATGGGGTTGTCTCTTCTGGAGTCTCATATGTGTAAGGCTCCGGCTGAGGACTGAAGGTACCAAGCATTTCTTTTGTTCTTTCCACTGTATTAGAAAATGGAAGTCATCGATACCAAATTGTTTGGAGAAAGCTTTTAGAATCAAGATTTCAATTCCAAGAAGAGTTCAGTAGTTAGACATTAAGCTCACCCTTAACACCAGTCTTCCAAACTGTGTTTGTGTATCTCAAGCCAGAGACAATGTTGTTGCTGACGGCAAAGGCGAATTTGAGTCTGTAATGGCTACCTTCCTTCAGAGTAAACCACACACCTTTGGAATTAGGGACAACAGGAAGTGGCAGGACAATGTCAGGTCGACCGGGAGAAAGGATGGAAAGGCTCAGGATCTTAACTTCTGGCTCCAAGTTTTCTAGGAAGAACAAATCGATAAACTGAGATGAAGGAACACCATGCCAGCCAAAGTAAAAAGAAGGAACAATGCAGGTTGCATATCTCAAAACTTCAGTAGTAGAGAGGAAACTCAACATATAAAGACAACTTTGAATgccaaaaagaacaagaaaaataattttattctcAGTCATCAAAATATGTATCATTTTCTGAATCTTATGGAAGCTTAAAGGTATATGTAGTGGAAGAAAGAATGTGACAGACAGGCACAGCTCAAAAGACAgttgattttgagaaagatctcaaaCCACCAATTCCTCTGCAAGAAATAGAAAGATTGGAGAAAAAGAAGAGGCACTAAATTTGAGTAAGAAAAGAGGCACTTTGGAACAACTATAGGGAACACCATAAAACAAAAGCAAAGGAAGTGTGCTTACCTCCCACAGAATTCAAATCGACGCTTCCCAAAAGCTGCTCCTTCCACCTCCTCAGGCTGTCGTCGTCCTGCACCCGAAAGCGATTCAAGAAGATGACAGTAAGAATAACCCATACTTCACGGCCATAGCGAGAGAGGAAGGCCTGATGAGTTAGCAGATGGAAGCAAAGCAGGGGAAGAAGAATGGAGGCAGACCTTGTCCTTCTCTATCTCGGTCTTGAGGCTGACCCGAGGACCCAACTCGATCCCTTTGGCACCTTTCCCctcttcatc
This DNA window, taken from Musa acuminata AAA Group cultivar baxijiao chromosome BXJ3-7, Cavendish_Baxijiao_AAA, whole genome shotgun sequence, encodes the following:
- the LOC135642012 gene encoding anthranilate O-methyltransferase 3-like isoform X1: MVPLPKAQRLQQVIRKIRGVDMVIKEERVLHMVGGGGETSYAANSRHQEKAIYRTKPILETAIAEMYRRTPLPERMVVVDLGCSWGPNTFLVVSEVLGIVGDLCRRLEQKPPEIQFFLNDLPGNDFNNVFRSLERYEKKMEEEKGDLLVPHYVVGVPGSFYGRLFPCNTVHFFHSNFSLMWLSQVPQGLESEQGVPVNKGNIYIAENSPPQVVKAYQEQHQRDFSTFLKSRYVELSIGGGMVLTFLGRRNKHPANDELSYLYGLLAEALNTMVSQGIISEDKVDSFNLPIYGASMQEVKSVIEEEGSFDVEKAESFESSWDPFDDSDNVLNGKNVASTLQAVMEPLISHHFGDAIPHTLFSLVADNITARHLLKDRCYYTVLVFALRRKA
- the LOC135642012 gene encoding anthranilate O-methyltransferase 3-like isoform X2, whose product is MYRRTPLPERMVVVDLGCSWGPNTFLVVSEVLGIVGDLCRRLEQKPPEIQFFLNDLPGNDFNNVFRSLERYEKKMEEEKGDLLVPHYVVGVPGSFYGRLFPCNTVHFFHSNFSLMWLSQVPQGLESEQGVPVNKGNIYIAENSPPQVVKAYQEQHQRDFSTFLKSRYVELSIGGGMVLTFLGRRNKHPANDELSYLYGLLAEALNTMVSQGIISEDKVDSFNLPIYGASMQEVKSVIEEEGSFDVEKAESFESSWDPFDDSDNVLNGKNVASTLQAVMEPLISHHFGDAIPHTLFSLVADNITARHLLKDRCYYTVLVFALRRKA
- the LOC135643731 gene encoding rho GDP-dissociation inhibitor 1-like; this translates as MSLVTGALSSSKMLGLEDSGEIAEKGAILMGKEGEEEQKRVNGHDSEEAGEEERLNRQMSEMSLYGTEEEEEDEEGKGAKGIELGPRVSLKTEIEKDKDDDSLRRWKEQLLGSVDLNSVGENLEPEVKILSLSILSPGRPDIVLPLPVVPNSKGVWFTLKEGSHYRLKFAFAVSNNIVSGLRYTNTVWKTGVKVERTKEMLGTFSPQPEPYTYETPEETTPSGLFARGSYSARTKFVDDDGKCYLEINYSFDIRREWPSTG